A genomic region of Papaver somniferum cultivar HN1 chromosome 7, ASM357369v1, whole genome shotgun sequence contains the following coding sequences:
- the LOC113295647 gene encoding uncharacterized protein LOC113295647: protein MVAQTCKELQETNNRQQHEIDTLHSKNDASGSNTGGFHTGGRDSNQFHRMPKLDFPRFDGDNPKSWIRKCEYYFQMHNTHELHKTRMAAIHLDGKSTKWYDNFCLNKADIPWKYFCDNVCARFENPAQDNGLSNKLSQLTIVDAYFEEFEYNKALLLGVHHDFPESYFIVSFIGGLKEELRNSVLMFDPKTQLHAFSLTRMQERTIIMQHKSSKPTPKFFSPSNSSTKSYSPATTSQKSPFIPPTGTTSNPPTKPIQNLPFKRLTPEQVQARKAQGLCFNCDEAHKRGHVCKQQYFCVLIGEEDEEMYDTGGETTHETDEDPPLESDMEIPLHALTGNLSGDTIRIPGFIKKKAISILIDTGNTDSFIDSSLAASLQCSITQTGNLLVRVSNCDKTVSSGVCSQLDWIMQGHKFCGDLRLLPLGGCDIVLGADWLRNLGDVLFNLSKLCISFKHKGNKITLTGIQHKTSLSMMSGSALKKFFRNIVMEFTPPPIANLLTEFSDVFTDKTTLPPQRNLDHQIPLKPNSEPVNLRPYRCPYIQKSIVENLVTEMLHSGIIQPSHSSFASPILLVKKKDNTWIFCVDYKKLNNITIKDKFPIPIIDEMLDELHGSKFFTKIEL from the exons ATGGTGGCTCAAACTTGCAAGGAGCTCCAAGAAACGAACAACAGACAACAACATGAGATCGATACCTTACATTCTAAG AACGATGCTTCAGGTTCAAATACTGGTGGATTTCACACTGGGGGTCGAGATTCTAATCAATTTCATCGAATGCCTAAGCTCGATTTTCCTAGATTTGATGGTGATAATCCAAAGAGCTGGATCCGAAAATGTGAGTATTACTTCCAGATGCACAACACCCATGAGCTACACAAAACCAGGATGGCAGCTATACATCTAGACGGAAAGTCAACTAAATGGTATGATAACTTTTGTCTTAACAAAGCTGATATTCCTTGGAAATATTTCTGTGATAATGTTTGTGCCAGATTTGAGAATCCTGCGCAGGATAATGGATTATccaataaattatcacaacttaCTATTGTTGATGcttattttgaagaatttgaataTAACAAGGCCTTATTACTGGGTGTTCACCATGACTTTCCCGAGTCTTATTTCATTGTTAGCTTTATTGGAGGTTTAAAGGAGGAGCTCAGAAACTCAGTTCTTATGTTTGATCCAAAAACCCAACTACATGCCTTTTCACTTACAAGAATGCAAGAAAGAACCATTATCATGCAACATAAATCCAGCAAACCTACACCCAAATTTTTCTCCCCTTCCAATTCTTCCACCAAATCATATTCTCCTGCCACTacttcacagaaatctcctttTATTCCACCCACTGGTACCACTTCCAACCCTCCAACTAAACCCATCCAAAATTTACCTTTCAAGAGACTTACTCCAGAACAGGTACAAGCTAGGAAAGCTCAAGGGTTATGCTTCAACTGTGATGAAGCTCATAAGAGAGGCCATGTTTGTAAACAACAGTATTTTTGTGTCCTTATAggggaggaagatgaagaaatgtaTGACACTGGAGGAGAAACTACACATGAAACTGATGAGGACCCTCCACTTGAGAGTGATATGGAAATCCCCTTACATGCCTTGACTGGTAATCTCTCAGGGGACACCATCAGAATTCCTGGTTTTATTAAGAAGAAAGCCATCTCCATATTAATTGATACTGGTAACACAGACAGTTTTATAGATTCTTCTTTAGCTGCAAGCTTACAGTGTTCTATTACTCAAACTGGTAATTTATTAGTTAGAGTATCAAATTGTGATAAAACTGTGAGTTCTGGTGTTTGCTCTCAGTTGGATTGGATTATGCAGGGCCACAAGTTTTGTGGTGATTTGAGACTCCTTCCTCTAGGTGGGTGTGACATTGTTTTGGGTGCAGATTGGTTGAGGAATTTGGGAGATGTTCTATTCAACTTATCAAAACTCTGCATTTCTTTCAAACACAAAGGTAATAAAATCACCTTAACTGGTATTCAGCATAAGACTTCACTAAGTATGATGAGTGGTTCTGCACTCAAGAAATTTTTCAGAAACATAGTCATGGAATT CACCCCACCACCAATTGCCAACTTACTCACTGAGTTCTCTGATGTTTTCACTGACAAAACAACCCTTCCACCTCAGAGGAATTTGGATCACCAAATACCCCTCAAGCCTAATTCTGAACCAGTGAATCTCAGACCTTATAGATGCCCTTATATCCAAAAGTCCATTGTTGAGAATTTAGTAACTGAAATGCTCCATTCTGGCATCATACAACCAAGTCACAGTTCATTTGCTTCTCCCATTTTACTTGTCAAGAAAAAGGACAACACTTGGATATTTTGTGTTGATTACAAGAAGTTGAATAACATCACTATTAAGGACAAATTTCCAATACCAATTATTGATGAGATGTTGGATGAATTGCATGGCTCTAAGTTCTTTACTAAGATTGAATTATAG